One region of Eleutherodactylus coqui strain aEleCoq1 chromosome 5, aEleCoq1.hap1, whole genome shotgun sequence genomic DNA includes:
- the NOP10 gene encoding H/ACA ribonucleoprotein complex subunit 3 encodes MFLQYYLSEQGERVYTMKKVSPSGQPTSSAHPARFSPDDKYSRHRISIKKRFGLLLTQQPRPVL; translated from the exons ATGTTCCTGCAGTACTACCTGAGCGAGCAGGGGGAGCGCGTCTACACCATGAAG AAAGTGTCCCCCAGCGGGCAGCCAACCTCCTCGGCTCATCCGGCGCGCTTCTCTCCAGACGACAAGTATTCCCGGCACCGCATCTCCATCAAGAAGAGATTTGGCCTGCTGCTCACTCAGCAACCAAGACCTGTCTTATGA